Sequence from the Aromatoleum petrolei genome:
GAAGAGGCGCGCCAGCTGCCGGCCGAAGAAGTCGACGCCCTGCGCCGCTGAGCATGGCCGGCTTCCACGTCGTCATTCCGGCACGCTACGCCTCGACGCGCCTGCCGGGCAAGCCGCTCGCGGACATCGGGGGCAAGCCGATGGTGGTGCGCGTGCTCGACCAGGCACGCAAGGCCGGGCCGCTGTCCGCGTGGGTCGCGACCGACGATGAACGTGTCGTCGACGCCGTGCGGTCGGCCGGCGGTGACGTGCTGATGACGTGCGCCGATCATCCCAGCGGCACCGACCGTCTCGCCGAGGTCGTTGCCGCCCGCGGCTGGAGCGATGACCAGATCGTCGTCAATGTGCAGGGTGACGAACCCCTGATCGACCCCGTCCTGATCGTCGATGTCGCACGGGCCCTCGCCGATTCGCCCGACGCAGCGATCGCGACGGCCGCGCATCCGCTGCACGACGCTGCCGAATTCTTCAATCCGAACGTCGTCAAGGTCGTGTGCGACGCGCACGATCGTGCGCTGTATTTCTCGCGCGCCCCGATCCCTTGGGCGCGTGACGATTTCGCCAGATCTCGTGAGGCGATCCCTGCGGGCCTTCCGGTACAGCGCCACATCGGCATCTACGCTTATCGCGTCGACTTCCTGCGCCGCTATGCAGGGCTGGCGCCATCGCCGCTGGAAAACTGGGAGGCGCTCGAGCAGTTGCGGGCGCTGTGGCACGGTTACCGCATTCGGGTACTTTCCGTCGAACGCGCGCCGGCGGCGGGCGTCGATACGCCCGAAGACCTTGAGCGCGTCCGGGCGGTGTTTGACCGCGCGGGGCGAGTCGAGTAAGTTTCGAGCTTCATTTTTTGGGAACCATGCGGCCGGACTGGCGCGGCATGACAGGGAGGAGAGGATTCATGCGTTTGATTCTGTTGGGGCCCCCGGGCGCAGGCAAGGGTACTCAGGCGAACTTCATCAAGGAAAAGTTCGGCATTCCGCAGATTTCCACCGGTGACATGCTGCGCGCCGCGGTCAAGGCCGGCACCCCGCTGGGTATCGAAGCCAAGAAGGTGATGGATGCGGGCGGACTGGTTTCCGACGACATCATCATCGGCCTGGTGAAGGATCGCCTGCAGCAGGACGACTGCAAGTCCGGTTACATGTTCGACGGCTTCCCGCGCACGATTCCGCAGGCTGATGCGATGAAGGAGGCCGGCGTGCCGATCGACTTCGTCCTCGAGATCGACGTTCCCGACAGCGAGATTGTCGAGCGCATGAGTGGGCGCCGTGTGCACGTCGCCTCGGGCCGCACCTACCACGTCAAGTTCAACCCGCCCAAGGTTGCGGGCAAGGACGACGTGACCGGCGAGGATCTCATCCAGCGCGACGACGACCGCGAGGAAACCGTGAAGAAGCGCCTCGAGGTCTATCACGCCCAGACCAAGCCGCTGGTCGAGTACTATTCGAAGTGGGCAGCCTCGGGTGCGGCTACCGCCCCGAAGGTCCGCAAGATCTCCGGTCTCGGTGCGGTCGAAGCGATCACCGCGAGCGCGTTCGAAGCGCTGAAATAAGCGGACGTCTCGGATACAGGCGCGGCGAGCGGCGGGAGCCATCCCGTTTCTCGCCGCGTTTTCTTTGGCATCACACGAGAGCGCGATGGCCAGGACAAATCTACTCTATGCGCAGTCGGGGGGCGTAACCGCGGTCATCAACGCCACCGCGGCGGCGGTGATTGCCGCTGCGCGCGAACGCGGCGACGCCATCGGCACCGTGCTTGCCGCCCGCCACGGCATTCTCGGCGCCCTCGGCGAGGATCTGATCGACACGACGACGCTGGGTGCCGGCGATCTCGACGCGCTTTCGCACATGCCGGGCGGCGCCTTTGGCTCCTGCCGCTTCGATCTTGATCCGCCCGACCGGAACCCCGCCCAGTACGACCGCCTGTTCGCGGTCTTCGCGGCGCATGGCATCGGTTATTTCCTCTACAACGGCGGCAACGGCTCGATGGATACCGTCGCCAAGATCTCGGCTGCCGCCCGTGTGCGTGGCTACCCGCTGGTGTGCGTGGGCGTGCCGAAGACGGTCGACAACGATCTCGAAGGCACCGACTGTTCGCCCGGCTTCGGTTCCGCCGCGAAGTATGCAGCGGTGGCCATGCTGGAAGCCGGCCTCGACATCGCGTCGATGGCCAGCAGCGCCGGGCGCGTTTTCGTGCTCGAGGTGATGGGGCGCAACGCCGGCTGGATCGCCGCGGCGAGCGCGCTCGCCGCGCGCACGGAGGACGATCCGCCGCACATCATCCTGATGCCTGAAGTGCCTTTCGACGAAGACGCCTTCCTGGCCGCTGTCGACGCCACGGTGAAGCGACTCGGTTATTGCGCCGTGACGGTGTCGGAGGGGATCCGTCGTGCCGACGGCACGCTCGTCATGGAGCAGGATCACGATCGCAAGGGGCACGTGCAGCTCGGTGGAGCGGGTCAGTGCCTCGCGCGGCTGATCCACGCGCGTCTCGGCTACAAGCACCACTGGGCCATTCCCGATTACCTGCAGCGTGCCGCGGGGCACCTCGTGTCTGCCGTCGATCACGCCCAGTCCAGCGCTGTCGGTCGCGCGGCTGTCGAAGCCGCCATCGCCGGGCGCGACTGCGCCATGCCGGCGATCCGACGACTCTCCGACACCCCTTACCAGTGGGATATCGCGTTCCAGGACGTGGCTGCGGTCGCCAACCTCGAGCGCCGGGTGCCGGCCCGGTTCATCCGTGGTGACGGCCTCCACGTCACCGATGCAGCAAGGTGCTACCTTCGCCCGCTCATCGAGGGCGAGGTCTATCCCGCATACGTCGCGGGCGTGCCGGACTACCGTCGCCCACGTTTCGCTCCGGTTGCACGCCGACTCGCTGTCTACGTCCCCTGAAACGTCCCGATACACCGCGCGCGATCCGGCATCCCTGGGACGCGCGTATCGTTTCCGCACACCAATCTGCAGTCACGTGAAATTCGGGAGGGGATATGAATGCATCGCGGACCCTGCTCGCCGCAATCGTGATTCTCGGGCTGGCGGCGCTGCCCGCAGCCCGGCCGGCCTTCGGGCAAGTGCCTGGACAACCTGAAGCGGCGACGGGGTTCAGCAGGAAACCGGCCGTCGTTGCGTCGCGGGCGATGGTCGTCACCGCGAACCCGCACGCGACCGATGCCGCCGTGGGGGTATTGCGCGCAGGCGGTAGCGCGGTCGATGCCGCGATTGCCGCCGCGCTGGTGCTCAACGTCGTCGAGCCGCAGTCCTCCGGCATCGGAGGCGGCGGATTCCTCGTCCATCACGACGCGCAGAAGGGCAGGACGAGCGCCTGGGACGGGCGCGAGACTGCCCCGGGTGGCGTGGATGAACATCTCTTTCTCACCCCGCAAGGCGACAAGATGGCCTTCTACGACGCCGTCGTGGGCGGGCGCTCGGTTGGCGTTCCGGGGCTGCTGCGCATGTTTGCCGCAGTCCATGCGCGGCACGGCCGGCTGCCTTGGTCGAGCCTGTTCCAGCCTGCGATCCGCCTCGCCACCGATGGATTTCCGGTGTCGCCACGCCTGCACAAATTGATCGCGCAGGACCGCTTCCTGAATCGCGATCCATCTGCGCGCCAACTCTTCTTCGATGCCGACGGGCGACCGCTGGCGGAGGGGGCGATACTACGCAATCCCCAACTGGCCGAGGTCCTGGCTGCGGTGGCGGAACAGGGCGCCGACGCGTTCTACGCCGGGTCGATCGCGCGTGACATCGTTGTTGCGGTCGCGGCCGATCCCAACCCGGGGGCGCTCTCGCTCGAGGATCTCTCCGGCTACCGTGCGGTCGAGCGCGCCCCCTTGTGCGGGCCGTATCGCGCCTACCGTGTCTGCGGCATGCCTCCGCCCAGCTCGGGCGCGGCCACCGTGCTGGCGATGCTCGGCATGCTCGAACGCTTCCGGCTCGCCGACATCCCGCCCGACTCGGCGTTCGCGGCTCACCTGTTCAGCGAGGCGGGGCGGCTCGCGTTCGCCGATCGCGACGCGTGGTATGGCGATCCCGTGGCGATGCCGCTTGCCCCCTCAAGGCTGCTCGCGAGGGATTATCTCGCCGCGCGCGCCGAGCTGATCCGGCTCGACGACAGCCTCGATCGGGCTCGTCCCGGCACGCCCGCTGCCGCGCCAGCGCCGCGCGCAGTGAACGCCGAGCAGCCCGCGACCTCCCACGTATCGATTGTCGATCCGGCCGGCAATGCCGTGTCCATGACCGCCTCGATCGAGGATGCCTT
This genomic interval carries:
- a CDS encoding 6-phosphofructokinase, yielding MARTNLLYAQSGGVTAVINATAAAVIAAARERGDAIGTVLAARHGILGALGEDLIDTTTLGAGDLDALSHMPGGAFGSCRFDLDPPDRNPAQYDRLFAVFAAHGIGYFLYNGGNGSMDTVAKISAAARVRGYPLVCVGVPKTVDNDLEGTDCSPGFGSAAKYAAVAMLEAGLDIASMASSAGRVFVLEVMGRNAGWIAAASALAARTEDDPPHIILMPEVPFDEDAFLAAVDATVKRLGYCAVTVSEGIRRADGTLVMEQDHDRKGHVQLGGAGQCLARLIHARLGYKHHWAIPDYLQRAAGHLVSAVDHAQSSAVGRAAVEAAIAGRDCAMPAIRRLSDTPYQWDIAFQDVAAVANLERRVPARFIRGDGLHVTDAARCYLRPLIEGEVYPAYVAGVPDYRRPRFAPVARRLAVYVP
- the ggt gene encoding gamma-glutamyltransferase — protein: MNASRTLLAAIVILGLAALPAARPAFGQVPGQPEAATGFSRKPAVVASRAMVVTANPHATDAAVGVLRAGGSAVDAAIAAALVLNVVEPQSSGIGGGGFLVHHDAQKGRTSAWDGRETAPGGVDEHLFLTPQGDKMAFYDAVVGGRSVGVPGLLRMFAAVHARHGRLPWSSLFQPAIRLATDGFPVSPRLHKLIAQDRFLNRDPSARQLFFDADGRPLAEGAILRNPQLAEVLAAVAEQGADAFYAGSIARDIVVAVAADPNPGALSLEDLSGYRAVERAPLCGPYRAYRVCGMPPPSSGAATVLAMLGMLERFRLADIPPDSAFAAHLFSEAGRLAFADRDAWYGDPVAMPLAPSRLLARDYLAARAELIRLDDSLDRARPGTPAAAPAPRAVNAEQPATSHVSIVDPAGNAVSMTASIEDAFGSRRVVRGFLLNNQLTDFSFTPADERGPHPNRVGPGKRPRSSMSPTLVFDAGGKLHAVTGSPGGSQIINYVAENLVGLLDWNMPPDAVLARPHVGSRNGPTEIEDRADVRPLADGLAAFGHETVLRDLTSGLGVVVRRGREWVGAADPRREGTAAGF
- the adk gene encoding adenylate kinase: MRLILLGPPGAGKGTQANFIKEKFGIPQISTGDMLRAAVKAGTPLGIEAKKVMDAGGLVSDDIIIGLVKDRLQQDDCKSGYMFDGFPRTIPQADAMKEAGVPIDFVLEIDVPDSEIVERMSGRRVHVASGRTYHVKFNPPKVAGKDDVTGEDLIQRDDDREETVKKRLEVYHAQTKPLVEYYSKWAASGAATAPKVRKISGLGAVEAITASAFEALK
- the kdsB gene encoding 3-deoxy-manno-octulosonate cytidylyltransferase, with protein sequence MAGFHVVIPARYASTRLPGKPLADIGGKPMVVRVLDQARKAGPLSAWVATDDERVVDAVRSAGGDVLMTCADHPSGTDRLAEVVAARGWSDDQIVVNVQGDEPLIDPVLIVDVARALADSPDAAIATAAHPLHDAAEFFNPNVVKVVCDAHDRALYFSRAPIPWARDDFARSREAIPAGLPVQRHIGIYAYRVDFLRRYAGLAPSPLENWEALEQLRALWHGYRIRVLSVERAPAAGVDTPEDLERVRAVFDRAGRVE